The stretch of DNA CTATTAATTTTTGAAAAAAAGTTCAAAAGAGGAGAAAAACAATGCTTTTTATTTAAAGAATATATATGAGATTAAATAAAAATATTAAAATCAAAACCGAACGTGCCACCTTACGGGCTGTTGAAGACTTATATATAGATGATATTTTGGAACATTTTACAAATGAGGTCACCAGATATATGCCCTTTAATCCACAAGGTAACAGAAAAGATATTATCAGCTTTATCAATGAATCTAAAAGAACTTTATCACAAAACACGGACTTAGTGATGGTTTCCTTAGATTCAAATGGTAATTTTATTGGATGCTGCGGTATCCACAATATAACAGCAGAATCTGTTGAATTGGGATTATGGTTAAAAAAGGACTCTCAGGGGAAAGGATTAGGGACTGAAATCATAACAGCACTTATCGA from Chryseobacterium piperi encodes:
- a CDS encoding GNAT family N-acetyltransferase, yielding MRLNKNIKIKTERATLRAVEDLYIDDILEHFTNEVTRYMPFNPQGNRKDIISFINESKRTLSQNTDLVMVSLDSNGNFIGCCGIHNITAESVELGLWLKKDSQGKGLGTEIITALIEFLENNFTFKYILYPVDEENIASKKIPEKLGFVPFKKYQKNKNSTTNLNIVEYRKYYS